From Daucus carota subsp. sativus chromosome 6, DH1 v3.0, whole genome shotgun sequence:
agatcatattattatcaaatatatatgatctattttaaaatgtaatttttaatttttaaaataataaataatattattaattttttattaaaaatggaTGAATGTTACATTCAAAATGCACAACTAAAAGTAATGGACGAATAATATTACTCCTCCATTATCTTTCACTGCTAAATTTTAAAGTGCGCCAGGTTTTGAGCTTGGCGCTACTGTCATTTCCGGATCAAAACGTGTTATGGTGACAGAGGCCAGTCTTCAGGTCTACAATTATTGACCcccaaaaaaattatgaaagaaaaataatttgaattcatTTATTACTCGTGTTAGAAACTATAGTTTATGCATCTAAACACTCCCCCGCCCAATGgaccttgcctataaatatggcactCCTTTAAGGATACAATACAACAATCCAACCATAAGAAAACAAAGAGTTGCAATGGGGATTGCTAATACTCCTTTTCTTACTTTTCTCTCGTTAATCTTCctcatttcaattttttcatcCCAAGCCTCAGCTGATTCAACTCAATTTCTCAAATGCATGAAGAGTAAATGTCTAGACTCAGTATCCATATCCAAAGTTATATACACCCCGATAAATTCTTCCTACACACCTATCTATGAATATTCCATGCGAAATCCGCGTTTCAATCAAACAACCCGACTCAAACCCCAAGTCATAGTACAACCTGTATCGGAATCTCAAGTTCAAACCGTAGTATATTGTGCTAAAAAGTACGGTATGAGGCTTCGAATCCGAAGCGGTGGTCATGATTTCGAGGGTCTTTCGTATAGTAGCACTTATGATATTCCATTTGTGTTACTTGACATGATTAACCTCCGAGCCATTAGTGTTGACCCCGTGGCTAAAACGGCTACGGTTCAAGCTGGCGCAACACTTGGTGAACTTTACTACTGGATTTACCGGGCAAGCGATACGCTCGCTTTCCCGGCTGGCGTTTGGTCCACAGTTGGAGCCACTGGACTAATTTGTGGCGGCGGGTACGGCCCGTTGAGACGTATGTATGGTTTGGCTGCTGACAATGTGATCGATGCTCGGATTATCGATGTGAAAGGAAGGATTCTTGATAGGAAAGCAATGGGAGAAGATTTGTTTTGGGCGATAAGAGGTGGAAGTTGTTCGAGTTTCGGAGTCATTTTATCTTGGAAACTAAACCTCGTTGTTGTTCCAAAAACAGTTCTGTCTTTTACTCTTTTCAGAACTTTGGAACAGAATGCGACTGATATTATTTATGCCATGCAAAGTGTTGCCCCGAAATTTCCAAATGAACTCGAGATGAGGATGCGAATCAGCACAATTCAGAGCAATACAAGTGCTCGTGCCGATGGCAAAACAGTCGAATTCGCCATTGGGGGATTATACCTTGGTACGGGTGGAGTTGAAGCAGCACTTAAAATTGTGCAATCAACTTTGCCCGAATTAGGTATGGTTAAAGAGGAT
This genomic window contains:
- the LOC108225101 gene encoding berberine bridge enzyme-like 8, which gives rise to MGIANTPFLTFLSLIFLISIFSSQASADSTQFLKCMKSKCLDSVSISKVIYTPINSSYTPIYEYSMRNPRFNQTTRLKPQVIVQPVSESQVQTVVYCAKKYGMRLRIRSGGHDFEGLSYSSTYDIPFVLLDMINLRAISVDPVAKTATVQAGATLGELYYWIYRASDTLAFPAGVWSTVGATGLICGGGYGPLRRMYGLAADNVIDARIIDVKGRILDRKAMGEDLFWAIRGGSCSSFGVILSWKLNLVVVPKTVLSFTLFRTLEQNATDIIYAMQSVAPKFPNELEMRMRISTIQSNTSARADGKTVEFAIGGLYLGTGGVEAALKIVQSTLPELGMVKEDFVELTWIQAIMISSFFNLFDDNYKPEDLLDRTFLADIPTKAKSDFVREPISKKGLNGFWNKMLEVGVGETTVIFTFYGGKMDEYSESALPFPNRAGTLYMVYTRVLWVGNTTEKLEWIRSLYSYLAPYVSKNPRRAYSNYNDLDLGVNDPTGSIGYLDARKWGKQYYNHNFKTLVMVKTRVDPENFFRQEQSIPTLSLWSDM